The Planctomycetia bacterium nucleotide sequence TGTTCCTGCCGGTGTTCCGGCCGTATTGGGATCGAAGAAATGGCTAGTTTGCCGATTTATAATCGCTCGGGCTCGCAAGTCGGTAGCTACGAGATCGACCCGACCGATCTCGCGCCGAGAATCAATAAGCAGTTGTTGCACGAAGTCGTCGTGATGTACCAAGCGAACAAGCGGTTCGGTACGGCGAAGACGAAGAGTCGTGCGGAAGTTGCCGGTTCGACGAAGAAGATGTATCGCCAAAAGGGAACGGGCAACGCTCGTGCCGGTGGTCGTCGCAGTCCGGTTCGACGTGGTGGTGGTCACACGTTCGCCAAGCGTCCGCGCGACTGGTACTTCCGCTTGCCGCGTAAGGCCGTGCAGCTGGCGACTCGGATGGCATTTGCCTCGAAGATCATCAGCGAGCAGGTCGTAGTGATCGACGAGTTGAAGTTCGCCGCTCCGAAGACGAAGGAAATGTATTCGATCTTGAAGGCCTTGAAGTGCGACGGTGCGAGCTTGTTGGTGACGACTGCCGCTTACGACAAGCTGGTGTATATGAGCGCTCGCAACATCGACAAGGTTTCCGTGTTGCATGTCGCCGACTTGAATGCCTTGAGCATTCTTCAGCCACGTAAGTTGCTTGTGACGCGCGAAGCATTGGACGCGATCAAGCAGCGTGCGGCCGCGAAGTCGGCATAGGCTGGGAAGTCGGCCAAGTGCCGATTGAAATAAGAGAGACGGTTTGCCGGGTGTGGTTGGTCGAGAAGATCTTAGGTTCGTGAGAAAGAGTTCGAGTCATGACCGAAATTGCCGCAACATCGACCCTGCTTCGCGCTGATCAAGTGATCTTGCGTCCGCTGGTTACGGAAAAGGGCGTGCATCGCTCTTCCCGCTACAACGCTTACGCGTTCGAAGTAGCCAAGGCCGCGACGAAGATCGACATCCGCAAGGCCGTCGAAGAGTTGTTCAACGTGAA carries:
- the rplW gene encoding 50S ribosomal protein L23 produces the protein MTEIAATSTLLRADQVILRPLVTEKGVHRSSRYNAYAFEVAKAATKIDIRKAVEELFNVKVVHVHTQNRKGKPRRNRFKSTHTRDWKKAVVKLSPEHRIELF
- the rplD gene encoding 50S ribosomal protein L4; amino-acid sequence: MASLPIYNRSGSQVGSYEIDPTDLAPRINKQLLHEVVVMYQANKRFGTAKTKSRAEVAGSTKKMYRQKGTGNARAGGRRSPVRRGGGHTFAKRPRDWYFRLPRKAVQLATRMAFASKIISEQVVVIDELKFAAPKTKEMYSILKALKCDGASLLVTTAAYDKLVYMSARNIDKVSVLHVADLNALSILQPRKLLVTREALDAIKQRAAAKSA